A genomic stretch from Arachis stenosperma cultivar V10309 chromosome 3, arast.V10309.gnm1.PFL2, whole genome shotgun sequence includes:
- the LOC130968195 gene encoding cell division cycle protein 48 homolog gives MSHQGESSDSKSGKKDFSTAILERKKSPNRLVVDEAVNDDNSVVAMHPQTMEKLQLFRGDTILIKGKKRKDTICIALADDNCEEPKIRMNKVVRSNLRVRLGDVVSVHQCPDVKYGKRVHILPIDDTIEGVTGNLFDAYLKPYFLEAYRPVRKGDLFLVRGGMRSVEFKVIETDPGEYCVVAPDTEIFCEGEPVKREDEERLDEVGYDDVGGVRKQMAQIRELVELPLRHPQLFKSIGVKPPKGILLYGPPGSGKTLIARAVANETGAFFFCINGPEIMSKLAGESESNLRKAFEEAEKNAPSIIFIDEIDSIAPKREKTNGEVERRIVSQLLTLMDGLKSRAHVIVIGATNRPNSIDPALRRFGRFDREIDIGVPDEVGRLEVLRIHTKNMKLSDEVDLERISKDTHGYVGADLAALCTEAALQCIREKMDVIDLEDETIDAEVLNSMAVTNEHFQTALGTSNPSALRETVVEVPNVSWDDIGGLENVKRELQETVQYPVEHPEKFEKFGMSPSKGVLFYGPPGCGKTLLAKAIANECQANFISVKGPELLTMWFGESEANVREIFDKARQSAPCVLFFDELDSIATQRGSSVGDAGGAADRVLNQLLTEMDGMSAKKTVFIIGATNRPDIIDPALLRPGRLDQLIYIPLPDEESRYQIFKACMRKSPVSKDVDLSALAKYTQGFSGADITEICQRACKYAIRENIEKDLERERKRRDNPEAMDEDVDDEVAEIKAGHFEESMKYARRSVSDADIRKYQAFAQTLQQSRGFGTEFRFPETGSRTTGSADPFATSAGGADEDDLYS, from the exons ATGTCTCACCAGGGCGAATCATCCGACTC gaaatcgGGGAAGAAGGACTTCTCCACCGCGATTCTCGAACGCAAGAAGTCGCCGAACAGATTGGTTGTCGATGAAGCCGTCAACGACGATAATTCCGTCGTGGCCATGCACCCACAGACAATGGAAAAGCTCCAACTTTTCCGCGGCGACACTATTCTCATCAAG ggaaagaaaaggaaggACACTATTTGCATTGCACTTGCTGATGACAATTGCGAGGAGCCCAAAATCAGGATGAACAAGGTTGTGAGGTCCAATTTGAGGGTTCGTCTCGGTGATGTTGTGTCTGTGCATCAGTGCCCTGATGTTAAGTATGGGAAACGAGTCCACATTCTGCCTATCGATGATACTATCGAAGGTGTCACTGGAAATCTGTTTGATGCTTACTTGAAAC CTTATTTCTTGGAGGCTTATCGTCCTGTCAGAAAAGGAGATCTATTCCTTGTCCGAGGAGGGATGAGAAGTGTAGAGTTCAAGGTCATTGAAACTGATCCTGGGGAGTATTGTGTGGTTGCTCCAGACACTGAAATCTTCTGTGAAGGTGAACCCGTGAAACGGGAGGATGAAGAAAGGCTGGATGAAGTTGGATACGATGATGTGGGTGGTGTTAGGAAGCAAATGGCACAGATCCGTGAGCTTGTAGAGCTTCCACTGAGACATCCTCAGCTTTTTAAGTCGATTGGTGTGAAGCCACCCAAGGGAATTTTGCTCTATGGACCCCCCGGCTCTGGAAAGACACTAATTGCAAGAGCTGTTGCTAATGAAACCGGAGCTTTCTTCTTTTGTATTAATGGTCCAGAGATTATGTCCAAATTGGCCGGAGAGAGTGAAAGCAATCTCAGGAAAGCATTTGAAGAAGCAGAAAAGAATGCTCCGTCCATCATATTTATTGATGAGATTGATTCGATTGCACCCAAGCGGGAGAAGACAAATGGTGAAGTTGAAAGGAGGATTGTTTCACAATTATTGACTCTTATGGACGGTTTGAAGTCTCGTGCACATGTTATTGTTATTGGTGCAACAAATCGTCCAAATAGCATTGACCCAGCATTAAGAAGGTTTGGTAGATTTGATAGAGAAATTGACATTGGTGTTCCTGATGAAGTCGGTCGACTTGAAGTCCTTCGCATACATACCAAGAACATGAAGCTTTCTGATGAG GTTGATCTGGAGAGAATTTCAAAAGATACTCATGGGTATGTTGGTGCCGACCTTGCTGCTCTTTGCACTGAAGCTGCTCTGCAGTGCATTAGGGAAAAAATGGATGTCATCGACTTGGAAGACGAGACTATTGATGCTGAAGTGTTGAATTCTATGGCAGTTACAAATGAGCATTTCCAGACTGCCCTAGGAACAAGCAATCCATCTGCCTTACGTGAAACT GTTGTTGAGGTGCCTAATGTCAGTTGGGATGATATTGGAGGCCTTGAGAACGTCAAGCGTGAGCTGCAAGAG ACCGTTCAATATCCGGTAGAGCACCCAGAAAAGTTCGAGAAATTTGGTATGTCACCATCTAAAGGAGTCCTCTTCTATGGTCCTCCAGGATGTGGAAAAACTTTGTTGGCCAAAGCAATTGCTAATGAATGTCAAGCTAACTTTATAAGTGTGAAAGGCCCAGAATTGCTTACTATGTGGTTTGGTGAAAGCGAAGCCAATGTTCGAGAAATTTTTGACAAGGCTAGACAGTCAGCTCCGTGTGTTCTCTTCTTTGATGAGCTCGACTCCATCGCCACTCAG AGAGGAAGTAGTGTCGGTGATGCTGGTGGTGCTGCCGATAGAGTTTTGAATCAACTTCTGACAGAAATGGATGGAATGTCTGCCAAGAAGACTGTGTTCATAATTGGGGCTACTAACAGGCCAGACATCATTGATCCAGCACTTCTTCGGCCAGGCCGTCTTGATCAATTGATCTACATCCCTCTCCCTGACGAGGAGTCTCGTTATCAGATCTTCAAGGCATGCATGAGGAAGTCACCTGTCTCGAAAGATGTCGATTTGAGTGCACTAGCCAAGTATACTCAAGGCTTCAGTGGTGCTGATATAACAGAGATATGCCAGCGAGCATGCAAATATGCCATAAGAGAAAACATAGAAAAG GACTTGGAGcgagagaggaagaggagggATAACCCAGAGGCCATGGATGAGGATGTGGACGATGAAGTTGCGGAGATCAAAGCAGGCCATTTCGAAGAGTCGATGAAGTATGCGCGTAGGAGTGTGAGCGACGCTGATATCCGCAAATACCAGGCATTCGCTCAGACCTTGCAGCAATCCCGAGGGTTTGGAACCGAGTTTAGGTTTCCAGAGACTGGAAGTAGGACCACTGGATCTGCAGACCCGTTTGCAACTTCTGCTGGTGGTGCTGATGAAGATGATCTATATAGTTAG
- the LOC130969037 gene encoding uncharacterized protein LOC130969037, producing MDLVMHHPPSLPSSSNNVKSQQLQGRRLSTVSFALPETAASVAVTATLVAAAATLLVNRTKSSDSSTQVEIKVKVCEDCGGSGICSECNGEGFVLKKRSDESAEKARSQAKNMATRFTAGLPKKWSYCTKCSSSRSCSTCDGTGKLSY from the exons ATGGATCTTGTCATGCACCACCCTCCTTCACTTCCCTCCTCATCCAACA ATGTAAAATCACAACAATTGCAAGGAAGGAGATTATCCACCGTGTCCTTTGCATTGCCTGAGACAGCAGCTTCAGTGGCGGTTACTGCAACCCTTGTTGCTGCAGCTGCCACTCTTCTTGTAAACAGAACCAAATCTTCTGATTCTTCAACACAG GTTGAAATTAAAGTGAAAGTCTGTGAAGATTGTGGAGGTTCTGGTATATGTTCAGAGTGCAATGGAGAAGGATTCGTGCTCAAGAAACGATCCGACGAAAGCGCAGAGAAGGCAAGATCACAAGCTAAGAACATGGCTACTCGATTCACAGCAGG GCTTCCAAAGAAGTGGAGCTATTGTACAAAGTGCTCTTCTAGCAGATCCTGTTCAACCTGTGATGGAACTGGCAAATTAAGCTACTAA